One window of Cupriavidus oxalaticus genomic DNA carries:
- a CDS encoding SDR family oxidoreductase, whose product MTGFDYTGQAVLVTGGMRGIGRAISEAFLRAGAQVFVCGRTASAHDGELPSADGRSARFIAADIRDLEQADAMLAEIAQASPTLDVVIHNAGGSPYALVAEASPRLLESVIRLNLVAPLQLAQRVNARMQRQPGGGTQLFVGSVSALRPSPGTAAYGAAKAGILNAVRTLAVEWAPRVRVAAVSPGMVLTDTSRDQHYGDPGALRAMAATVPLGRLAQPDDIANACLFLASSQASYVSGANLVIDGGGERPAFLDAASLNRVP is encoded by the coding sequence ATGACAGGATTCGACTACACCGGCCAGGCCGTGCTGGTGACCGGCGGCATGCGCGGCATCGGCCGCGCCATCAGCGAGGCTTTCCTGCGCGCGGGCGCGCAGGTCTTCGTCTGCGGACGCACCGCGTCCGCGCACGACGGCGAGCTGCCGAGCGCAGACGGGCGCAGCGCCCGCTTTATCGCCGCGGACATACGCGACCTCGAACAGGCCGATGCCATGCTGGCCGAGATCGCGCAGGCCAGCCCCACGCTGGACGTCGTGATCCACAACGCCGGCGGCTCGCCGTACGCGCTGGTCGCCGAAGCCTCGCCACGCCTGCTGGAATCGGTGATCCGGCTGAACCTGGTGGCACCGCTGCAGCTGGCGCAGCGCGTCAATGCCCGCATGCAGCGGCAGCCCGGCGGCGGCACGCAACTGTTCGTCGGCAGCGTCAGCGCGCTGCGGCCCTCGCCCGGCACCGCGGCCTATGGCGCCGCCAAGGCCGGCATCCTCAACGCGGTGCGCACCCTCGCGGTGGAATGGGCGCCGCGCGTGCGCGTTGCCGCGGTCAGTCCGGGCATGGTGCTGACCGACACCTCGCGCGACCAGCACTACGGCGATCCCGGGGCACTGCGCGCGATGGCCGCGACAGTGCCGCTGGGCCGCCTGGCACAGCCTGATGACATCGCCAATGCATGCCTGTTCCTGGCTTCGTCGCAGGCGTCGTATGTGTCGGGCGCCAACCTCGTGATCGATGGCGGCGGCGAACGCCCGGCCTTTCTCGACGCGGCATCGCTCAACCGCGTGCCGTAG
- a CDS encoding alpha/beta fold hydrolase, giving the protein MSATPQQPPSSLHPNLPVGRFVTTSGGLRLHSLDAGSGEPVVFIHGSGPGASGHSNFRFNVPAFAAAGFRTVVVDLPGYGLSSKPDDVEYTLDFFVAALREQLVALELQRCVLVGNSLGGAIALKYALDYPEHVSRLVMMAPGGVEERETYFQMEGIQRMVSLFTGGHMNPDTMRQLLQLLVHDASLVTDALVDERMAVCREQPREVLATMRVPNLTERLGEIRCPVLGFWGTEDQFNPAAGAMKFLGGCADARFVMINRCGHWVMVEHAAYFNRECLGFLADTAQAVAA; this is encoded by the coding sequence ATGTCCGCTACGCCACAGCAACCGCCTTCATCCCTGCATCCCAACCTGCCGGTCGGGCGCTTCGTCACCACGTCCGGGGGCCTGCGGCTGCACAGCCTGGACGCTGGCAGTGGCGAACCCGTGGTCTTTATCCACGGCAGCGGCCCGGGCGCGAGCGGGCACAGCAACTTCCGCTTCAACGTGCCGGCCTTCGCTGCGGCGGGCTTCCGTACCGTGGTGGTGGATCTGCCCGGCTATGGCTTGTCGTCCAAGCCGGATGACGTCGAATACACGCTGGATTTCTTCGTCGCCGCGCTACGGGAGCAGCTGGTGGCACTGGAGCTGCAGCGCTGCGTATTGGTCGGCAATTCGCTCGGCGGCGCGATTGCGCTGAAGTACGCGCTGGACTATCCCGAGCATGTGAGCCGGCTGGTCATGATGGCCCCGGGCGGCGTGGAAGAGCGCGAGACCTACTTCCAGATGGAAGGCATCCAGCGCATGGTGTCGCTGTTCACCGGCGGGCACATGAACCCGGACACCATGCGGCAGCTGCTGCAATTGCTGGTGCATGACGCCAGCCTGGTCACCGACGCGCTGGTGGACGAGCGCATGGCGGTGTGCCGCGAGCAGCCGCGCGAGGTGCTGGCCACCATGAGGGTGCCCAACCTGACGGAGCGGCTGGGCGAGATCCGCTGCCCGGTGCTCGGCTTCTGGGGCACGGAGGACCAGTTCAATCCCGCCGCCGGCGCGATGAAGTTCCTCGGCGGCTGCGCCGATGCCCGCTTTGTCATGATCAACCGCTGCGGGCACTGGGTGATGGTCGAGCACGCCGCGTATTTCAATCGCGAATGCCTAGGCTTCCTGGCCGATACCGCGCAGGCCGTGGCGGCATAA
- a CDS encoding SDR family NAD(P)-dependent oxidoreductase has product MEYPYSLFDLRGKVAAITGAARGIGAETARVLAAAGAKVAVLDVLEADGKATAEAICGAGGEAAFWQLDVTSEIDVARVLGAVAARFGGLDILVNNAGIEGPNEPTHQVTLEQWQKVMAVNVTGTFLCTKHAIAHMERAGSGAIVNVSSMYGIAAGPDVPPYHASKAAVRMMAKTDAMLYAAKGIRANSIHPGYIRTPMLEHVAQASGQGEALFDYLGGLTPVGQVGQPRDIAAGILYLVSDAGRYVTGAELVIDGGYTAR; this is encoded by the coding sequence ATGGAATACCCGTATAGCCTGTTCGACCTGCGCGGCAAGGTAGCCGCCATCACCGGCGCCGCGCGCGGCATCGGCGCGGAAACCGCCCGTGTGCTGGCGGCGGCAGGCGCGAAGGTGGCCGTGCTCGATGTGCTGGAAGCCGACGGCAAGGCCACCGCCGAGGCCATCTGCGGCGCAGGCGGCGAGGCCGCGTTCTGGCAGCTCGACGTCACCAGCGAAATCGACGTGGCGCGCGTGCTGGGCGCGGTGGCGGCGCGCTTCGGCGGGCTCGACATCCTCGTCAACAACGCCGGCATCGAAGGCCCGAACGAACCGACCCACCAGGTGACGCTGGAGCAATGGCAGAAGGTGATGGCGGTGAATGTGACCGGCACCTTCCTGTGCACCAAGCATGCCATCGCGCACATGGAGCGCGCCGGCAGCGGGGCCATCGTCAACGTGTCGTCGATGTATGGCATTGCCGCGGGGCCGGACGTGCCGCCTTACCATGCGTCGAAGGCCGCGGTGCGGATGATGGCCAAGACCGATGCCATGCTCTATGCGGCCAAGGGGATTCGCGCCAACTCTATCCATCCCGGCTATATCCGCACGCCAATGCTCGAGCACGTGGCCCAGGCCTCGGGGCAGGGCGAGGCGCTGTTCGACTATCTCGGCGGCCTGACGCCGGTCGGCCAAGTCGGGCAGCCGCGCGACATCGCGGCGGGCATCCTGTACCTGGTCTCCGATGCCGGACGCTATGTCACCGGCGCCGAGCTGGTGATCGACGGCGGCTACACCGCGCGCTGA
- a CDS encoding nuclear transport factor 2 family protein, producing the protein MPDSAAMKATLLAYVERFNAGDAEGIAALYADDATVEDPVGAQPLAGKPAILAFYQHATSLGARLEMVAPPRGSHGNAAALTFAVHARLEGRAARIDVTDIMTFGADGRIQSMRAHWGPDDVHFM; encoded by the coding sequence ATGCCCGATAGCGCCGCGATGAAAGCCACGCTGCTTGCCTATGTCGAACGCTTCAATGCCGGCGATGCCGAGGGCATCGCCGCGCTCTACGCGGACGATGCCACGGTGGAGGATCCGGTCGGCGCGCAGCCGCTTGCCGGCAAGCCGGCCATCCTTGCCTTCTACCAGCACGCCACCTCGCTCGGCGCGCGCCTGGAGATGGTGGCGCCGCCGCGCGGTTCGCACGGCAATGCCGCGGCGCTGACCTTTGCCGTGCATGCGCGGCTTGAAGGACGGGCCGCACGCATCGACGTGACCGACATCATGACGTTCGGCGCGGACGGGCGCATCCAGAGCATGCGCGCCCACTGGGGGCCGGACGACGTGCATTTCATGTAA
- a CDS encoding TetR/AcrR family transcriptional regulator, with product MVRRSRDDAVATRGRILASAQQLMRQRGVHCVTLEDVARAIGMTRGAVYAHFRSRAALMGALLSCAEADLAERLAPLARRSAGAATDLLEPALAALLDGDDGDGMACHVSLLAFLLQHKCGTACELCPLRARVLQGANTLRNALAARMAEPAQAGLLVAHLWGLLSAHALQLAPSGLSGCAASLARLYAAPGMQRGACPDGATGPAFPRDTP from the coding sequence ATGGTCCGGCGTAGCCGCGACGATGCTGTCGCCACGCGCGGGCGCATTCTTGCCAGCGCGCAGCAACTGATGCGCCAGCGGGGCGTGCATTGCGTCACGCTGGAGGATGTGGCCCGCGCCATCGGCATGACGCGCGGGGCGGTGTATGCCCATTTCCGTTCGCGCGCCGCATTGATGGGCGCGCTGCTGTCCTGTGCCGAAGCGGATCTTGCCGAACGGCTCGCACCGCTGGCCCGGCGCTCCGCCGGCGCGGCCACGGACCTGCTGGAGCCGGCGCTTGCCGCCTTGCTCGATGGCGATGATGGCGATGGCATGGCATGCCATGTCAGCCTGCTGGCGTTCCTGCTGCAGCACAAGTGCGGCACCGCCTGCGAGCTGTGTCCGCTGCGCGCGCGCGTGTTGCAGGGTGCCAATACCCTGCGCAACGCGCTGGCGGCCCGGATGGCCGAGCCAGCCCAGGCTGGCCTGCTGGTCGCGCACCTGTGGGGCTTGCTCAGCGCCCATGCGCTGCAGCTGGCGCCGTCCGGCTTGTCCGGGTGCGCGGCATCGCTGGCGCGGCTGTATGCGGCACCTGGTATGCAACGCGGTGCATGCCCGGACGGGGCCACCGGCCCGGCATTTCCTCGGGATACCCCCTAG
- a CDS encoding SRPBCC domain-containing protein, producing MAKPENLVTSITVEIEAPASLVWEVLTDFPRYAEWNTFCPGLETTAKLGDMVHMQVRIPGTDQIIPVNEYLVAWEPERLLSWEQRPTDANKDAARRDQYIEAIAPARTYYFTTDLFLGLNAETIMREHGAWVKQGFDQVARDVKARAEALHAQRQG from the coding sequence ATGGCCAAGCCAGAAAATCTGGTCACCTCAATCACCGTGGAAATCGAAGCCCCCGCTTCCCTGGTATGGGAAGTCCTGACCGACTTCCCCCGCTACGCGGAATGGAACACCTTCTGCCCCGGCCTGGAAACCACTGCGAAGCTTGGCGACATGGTCCACATGCAAGTCCGCATCCCGGGCACCGACCAGATCATCCCGGTCAATGAGTACCTCGTGGCATGGGAACCGGAACGCCTGCTGTCGTGGGAGCAACGCCCCACCGACGCAAACAAGGACGCCGCCCGCCGCGACCAGTACATAGAAGCAATCGCACCCGCCCGCACCTACTACTTCACCACCGACCTGTTCCTGGGCCTGAACGCCGAAACCATCATGCGCGAACACGGCGCCTGGGTAAAACAGGGCTTCGACCAGGTGGCAAGGGATGTCAAGGCGCGCGCCGAAGCGCTGCACGCGCAGCGCCAGGGCTGA
- a CDS encoding helix-turn-helix transcriptional regulator, with protein MLPHSLQAAELSALLAQLYQGPTEAVPWAGFLETVRQRLEAVFVTLVLRHPATDRLGLIVNASAYGPHLPGEPSYSEQYYALCPFLDLHPDRLFSADELFGEAGWLAHPFYTQYLAPLDLRYILAANLVTADGVECALFISRGEAGQDFGATERALLQGLLPHLKRAVDLHAALDLLQSERALYAEAVDRLLVGTIILDEHGKAIRSNDVARRLLQERDGLHLSGGTLHAHCPVENRRFRKILEDAAQAHALATSRSEVTLLSRPAAATPLSVLVRPIPLSYRTEDKARRPAVAVFIRDPAGSPRNTHASLRKLFHLTPTEIELALLMVDGLTLDEAAVRLGVKKNTVRAHLRGIFAKTGATRQAVLVKMLLSSVVGMG; from the coding sequence ATGCTGCCACATTCCCTGCAGGCCGCCGAACTCAGCGCCCTGCTCGCCCAGCTCTACCAGGGTCCCACCGAAGCCGTCCCCTGGGCCGGCTTCCTCGAAACCGTGCGCCAGCGCCTCGAGGCCGTCTTCGTCACGCTGGTGCTGCGCCACCCCGCCACCGACCGCCTTGGCCTGATCGTCAACGCCTCCGCCTACGGCCCGCACCTGCCCGGCGAACCCTCGTACAGCGAGCAGTACTACGCGCTGTGCCCCTTCCTCGACCTCCATCCCGACCGCCTCTTCAGCGCCGATGAACTGTTCGGCGAAGCCGGGTGGCTGGCCCACCCGTTCTATACCCAGTACCTCGCGCCGCTGGACCTGCGCTATATCCTCGCCGCCAACCTCGTCACCGCCGACGGCGTGGAATGCGCGCTGTTCATCAGCCGCGGCGAGGCCGGCCAGGATTTCGGCGCCACCGAGAGGGCGCTGCTGCAAGGCCTGCTGCCGCACCTGAAGCGCGCGGTCGACCTGCATGCCGCGCTCGACCTGCTGCAATCCGAGCGCGCCCTGTACGCGGAAGCCGTGGACCGGCTGCTGGTCGGCACCATCATCCTCGACGAACACGGCAAGGCCATCCGCAGCAACGACGTCGCCAGGCGCCTGCTGCAAGAGCGCGACGGCCTCCATCTGTCCGGCGGCACGCTGCACGCACACTGCCCGGTGGAAAACCGCCGCTTCCGCAAGATCCTCGAAGACGCCGCGCAAGCCCACGCACTGGCCACCTCGCGCAGCGAAGTCACGCTGCTCAGCCGCCCCGCGGCGGCCACGCCGCTGAGCGTGCTGGTGCGGCCCATTCCCCTCAGCTACCGCACCGAAGACAAGGCCCGCCGCCCCGCGGTCGCGGTATTCATCCGCGACCCGGCCGGGTCGCCGCGCAACACGCACGCCAGCCTGCGCAAGCTGTTCCACCTGACGCCAACGGAGATCGAGCTGGCCTTGCTGATGGTCGATGGCCTGACGCTGGATGAAGCAGCCGTCAGGCTCGGCGTGAAGAAGAACACGGTACGCGCGCACCTGCGGGGGATCTTTGCCAAGACCGGGGCGACAAGGCAGGCGGTGTTGGTGAAGATGCTGTTGTCTAGTGTGGTGGGGATGGGGTGA
- the cysN gene encoding sulfate adenylyltransferase subunit CysN, whose translation MATLIDTAPPMAQPAGTQSEIAHYLHAQQGKSLLRFITCGSVDDGKSTLIGRLLYESKMLFEDQLAQLEADSRKMGTQGDNLDFALLVDGLAAEREQGITIDVAYRFFATDKRKFIVADTPGHEQYTRNMVTGASTADLAILLVDARRGVQTQTRRHSYLVSTLGIRRVVLAVNKLDMVDYSREVHTRIETEYREFARQIGLTDITCIPMSALRGDNITAPSASTPWYQGPTLMQHLETVPIDSAPVQDESFRLPVQWVNRPNLDFRGFAGTVSAGEIRRGDRVRALPSGRESRVAAIVGANGECEHAVRGQAVTLTLADEIDISRGDVLACAEDPPAVADQFEATLVWMSEDAMLPGRPYLLKLGTRTVGVTVAQPKYKVNVNTLEHLAARTLELNEIGVCNLHLDRPVAFDPYARSRELGGFIVIDRLTNNTVGAGMLHFALRRAQNVHWQAIDVDRRAHAALKHQSPRIVWFTGLSGAGKSTIANLVEKRLHALGHHTYLLDGDNVRHGLNKDLGFSEADRVENIRRVAEVARLMLDAGLIVLVSFISPFRSEREMARTLAGDGEFVEVFIDTPLAVAEQRDPKGLYRKARRGELKNFTGIDSPYEAPDRPELRIDTTADTAEQAAERIVAWLRDRT comes from the coding sequence ATGGCAACGCTGATCGACACCGCGCCGCCGATGGCGCAGCCCGCGGGCACGCAGAGCGAGATCGCCCACTACCTCCATGCCCAGCAAGGCAAGAGCCTGCTGCGCTTCATCACCTGCGGCAGCGTCGACGACGGCAAGAGCACGCTGATCGGCCGGCTGCTGTATGAGTCGAAGATGCTGTTCGAGGACCAGCTGGCGCAACTCGAAGCCGATTCGAGGAAGATGGGCACGCAGGGCGACAACCTCGACTTCGCGCTGCTGGTGGATGGCCTGGCCGCCGAACGCGAACAGGGCATCACTATCGACGTGGCCTACCGCTTCTTTGCCACCGACAAGCGCAAGTTCATCGTCGCCGACACGCCGGGGCACGAGCAATACACCCGCAACATGGTCACGGGCGCGTCCACCGCCGACCTGGCCATCCTGCTGGTGGACGCGCGCCGCGGCGTGCAGACGCAGACGCGCCGGCACAGCTACCTGGTGTCAACGCTGGGCATCCGGCGCGTGGTGCTGGCGGTCAACAAGCTCGACATGGTGGACTACTCGCGCGAGGTCCATACGCGCATCGAAACCGAGTACCGCGAATTCGCACGCCAGATCGGGCTGACCGATATCACCTGCATCCCGATGTCCGCGCTGCGTGGGGACAACATCACCGCGCCCAGCGCCAGCACGCCGTGGTACCAGGGCCCGACGCTGATGCAGCACCTGGAAACCGTGCCGATCGACAGCGCACCCGTGCAGGACGAGTCGTTCCGGCTGCCGGTGCAGTGGGTCAACCGGCCCAACCTGGATTTCCGCGGCTTCGCCGGCACCGTCAGCGCCGGCGAAATCCGCCGCGGCGACCGGGTGCGCGCGCTGCCCTCGGGCCGCGAAAGCCGCGTGGCCGCCATCGTCGGCGCCAATGGCGAATGCGAGCATGCGGTACGCGGCCAGGCGGTGACGCTGACGCTGGCCGACGAGATCGACATCAGCCGCGGCGATGTGCTCGCGTGCGCGGAAGACCCGCCCGCGGTGGCCGACCAGTTCGAAGCCACGCTGGTGTGGATGAGCGAGGATGCGATGCTGCCCGGCCGCCCCTACCTGCTCAAGCTCGGCACGCGCACCGTGGGCGTGACGGTCGCGCAGCCCAAGTACAAGGTCAACGTCAACACGCTCGAACACCTGGCCGCGCGCACGCTGGAGCTCAACGAGATCGGCGTGTGCAACCTGCACCTGGACCGGCCGGTGGCGTTCGACCCCTATGCGCGCAGCCGCGAACTGGGCGGCTTCATCGTCATCGACCGCCTGACCAACAACACCGTCGGCGCCGGCATGCTGCATTTTGCGCTGCGCCGGGCGCAGAACGTCCACTGGCAGGCGATCGACGTAGACCGCCGCGCCCACGCCGCGCTCAAGCACCAGTCACCGCGCATCGTCTGGTTCACCGGGCTGTCCGGCGCGGGCAAGTCCACCATCGCCAACCTGGTGGAAAAACGTCTGCATGCGCTCGGCCACCACACCTACCTGCTCGATGGCGACAACGTGCGCCATGGGCTGAACAAGGACCTGGGCTTCTCCGAGGCCGACCGCGTCGAGAACATCCGGCGCGTGGCTGAAGTGGCAAGGCTGATGCTCGATGCGGGGCTGATCGTGCTGGTGTCGTTCATCTCGCCGTTCCGCTCCGAGCGTGAGATGGCGCGCACGCTGGCGGGCGACGGCGAATTCGTCGAGGTCTTCATCGATACGCCGCTGGCGGTGGCCGAGCAGCGCGACCCCAAGGGCCTGTACCGCAAGGCGCGGCGCGGCGAGCTGAAGAACTTCACCGGCATCGATTCGCCGTACGAGGCGCCCGACCGGCCCGAGCTGCGCATCGACACCACCGCCGACACGGCTGAGCAGGCGGCGGAACGGATCGTGGCGTGGCTGCGGGATAGGACTTAG
- the cysD gene encoding sulfate adenylyltransferase subunit CysD, with translation MLTHLEQLEAESIHIMREVVAECENPVMLYSIGKDSAVMLHLAMKAFHPARPPFPLLHVDTTWKFREMIAFRDQTADRLGLDLRVHINPEGVERNISPHEHGSAVHTDVWKTQGLKQALDHYGFDAAFGGARRDEEKSRAKERVFSVRTAQHRWDPKMQRPELWRQYNTRKRKGESLRVFPLSNWTELDIWQYIYLNDIPIVPLYFARERPVVERDGTLIMVDDERLPLRPGETPRMRKVRFRTLGCYPLTGAIESEADTLGGIIQEMLLATTSERQGRLIDSDSAGSMEKKKQEGYF, from the coding sequence ATGTTGACCCACCTGGAGCAACTGGAGGCGGAGAGCATCCACATCATGCGGGAGGTGGTGGCGGAATGCGAAAACCCCGTCATGCTCTATTCCATCGGCAAGGACAGCGCCGTGATGCTGCACCTTGCGATGAAGGCCTTCCATCCCGCGCGGCCGCCGTTCCCGCTGCTGCATGTCGATACCACGTGGAAATTCCGCGAGATGATCGCGTTCCGCGACCAGACCGCCGACCGGCTCGGCCTGGACCTGCGCGTGCATATCAACCCCGAAGGGGTGGAGCGCAATATCAGCCCGCACGAGCACGGCTCGGCCGTCCACACCGACGTATGGAAAACGCAGGGCCTGAAGCAGGCGCTGGACCACTACGGCTTTGACGCCGCTTTCGGCGGCGCGCGCCGCGACGAGGAAAAGTCGCGCGCCAAGGAGCGGGTGTTCTCGGTGCGCACCGCCCAGCACCGCTGGGACCCGAAGATGCAGCGCCCCGAACTCTGGCGCCAGTACAACACCCGCAAGCGCAAAGGCGAGAGCCTGCGCGTGTTTCCGCTGTCGAACTGGACCGAGCTCGATATCTGGCAATACATCTACCTCAACGACATCCCGATCGTGCCGCTCTACTTTGCCAGGGAGCGTCCGGTAGTCGAGCGCGACGGCACGCTGATCATGGTCGACGACGAGCGCCTGCCGCTGCGCCCCGGCGAAACGCCGCGGATGCGCAAGGTCCGCTTCCGCACGCTGGGCTGCTACCCGCTCACCGGCGCGATCGAGAGCGAGGCCGACACGCTCGGCGGCATCATCCAGGAAATGCTGCTGGCGACCACGTCGGAGCGCCAGGGACGGCTGATCGACAGCGATTCGGCCGGTTCGATGGAGAAGAAGAAGCAGGAGGGATACTTCTGA
- a CDS encoding DUF1214 domain-containing protein, translating into MATSAEDQLLSGHTWAEFCEVLKRSGQQILRPEAPTDALTRAEGFRYLSRLLRIALEMHVEFADPAFPGFFSPSHETAKIGADNPDNLYRYARLDGNAAYRIRGRRGTVAYLSFGTQKGGYETDGRMVQTGFIDSSQLAVAADGSFEIVLGAQPQQGNWVRMEPATNALVVRQTFLDRKAETPAELHIERVDGNGKPPALSAERLHGGLLRAAGFVESTARIFADWARGYGGHVNALPPADQAVCQAAGGDPNIFYYHSCWQLADDEALVVEVDRVPDCEFWNFQINNYWMESLDYRYHDICINKHGARLDAGGGVTVILSAGDPGLSNWLETAGHRNGTMCWRWVGAAQPAHPRTRVVKLASLRENNA; encoded by the coding sequence ATGGCGACCTCCGCCGAAGACCAATTGCTGAGCGGCCACACCTGGGCCGAGTTTTGCGAAGTGCTCAAGCGCAGCGGGCAGCAGATCCTGCGCCCCGAAGCGCCGACCGACGCGCTCACGCGCGCCGAGGGCTTCCGCTACCTGAGCCGCTTGCTGCGCATTGCGCTGGAGATGCATGTGGAGTTCGCCGATCCGGCGTTTCCCGGCTTCTTCTCGCCGTCGCACGAGACCGCCAAGATCGGCGCTGACAATCCGGACAACCTGTACCGCTACGCGCGCCTGGACGGCAATGCGGCGTACCGCATCCGCGGCCGGCGCGGCACGGTGGCGTACCTCAGCTTCGGCACGCAGAAGGGTGGCTACGAAACCGATGGACGCATGGTCCAGACCGGCTTTATCGACAGCAGCCAGCTGGCGGTGGCGGCGGACGGCAGCTTCGAGATCGTCCTCGGCGCTCAGCCGCAGCAGGGCAATTGGGTGCGCATGGAGCCGGCCACCAATGCGCTGGTGGTGCGCCAGACCTTCCTCGACCGCAAGGCAGAGACCCCGGCCGAACTGCATATCGAACGCGTTGACGGCAACGGCAAGCCGCCCGCGCTGAGCGCCGAGCGCCTGCACGGCGGCCTGCTGCGCGCCGCCGGCTTTGTCGAAAGCACCGCGCGCATCTTTGCCGACTGGGCCAGGGGCTACGGTGGCCACGTCAACGCCCTGCCGCCCGCGGACCAGGCCGTGTGCCAGGCGGCGGGCGGCGATCCCAACATCTTCTATTACCACTCCTGCTGGCAGCTCGCGGATGACGAGGCGCTGGTGGTCGAGGTCGACCGGGTGCCGGACTGCGAGTTCTGGAACTTCCAGATCAACAACTACTGGATGGAGTCGCTCGACTACCGCTACCACGACATCTGCATCAACAAGCACGGCGCCCGGCTCGATGCCGGTGGCGGCGTCACCGTCATCCTCAGTGCGGGCGATCCGGGCCTGTCCAACTGGCTGGAGACCGCCGGCCATCGCAACGGCACCATGTGCTGGCGCTGGGTGGGCGCGGCGCAGCCGGCGCATCCGCGCACGCGCGTGGTCAAGCTCGCATCGCTCAGGGAGAACAACGCATGA
- a CDS encoding sulfotransferase family protein encodes MKGINVKGLLAQASEQAGGLADFGPGNYREALDVLSDSLAREAGLSQQGEQLLQAKLQAQLVNRLVIQDYCRRHPGILQERVEDPLVIVGLPRTGTTLLQRMLATDARFCSAAWWETRYPAPLPGEDVRDASRRIALARDEVAQMIRFIPDILAIHPLDAMAADEEFMLMEHSFLCAMDSYANVPGYTGWLACQDRTEVYDYLKTMLQFLQWQKRQRGEGTAQRWVLKTPQHLHTLGVLFRVFPGAQVVLTHRDPVQTIPSMASMAHTLWKMYADAPDPVAVGRQWSEQMRRGTDHAMAVRDAMPAGRFLDVRFEDTVRDPFGVAQAVYRFAGMPLTEAARAGMWAWMESNPRNRRAAHAYTPEQFGLSQAQLARDFAGYRARHVLSRD; translated from the coding sequence ATGAAGGGCATCAACGTGAAGGGCCTGCTTGCGCAGGCGAGCGAGCAGGCCGGCGGCCTGGCCGACTTCGGCCCGGGCAACTACCGCGAGGCCCTGGACGTGCTGTCCGATTCGCTGGCACGCGAGGCCGGCCTCTCGCAGCAAGGCGAGCAACTGCTGCAAGCCAAGCTGCAGGCCCAGCTGGTGAACCGGCTGGTGATCCAGGACTACTGCAGGCGCCATCCGGGGATCCTGCAGGAGCGCGTGGAAGACCCGCTGGTCATCGTCGGGCTGCCGCGCACCGGCACCACGCTGCTGCAGCGCATGCTGGCTACCGACGCGCGCTTCTGCTCGGCGGCGTGGTGGGAAACCCGCTACCCCGCGCCGCTGCCCGGCGAGGACGTGCGCGATGCCAGCCGGCGCATTGCGCTGGCGCGCGACGAAGTGGCGCAGATGATCCGCTTCATCCCGGACATCCTCGCCATCCATCCGCTCGACGCCATGGCCGCCGACGAGGAATTCATGCTGATGGAGCATTCATTCCTGTGCGCAATGGACTCCTACGCCAACGTGCCCGGCTACACCGGCTGGCTGGCGTGCCAGGACCGCACCGAGGTCTACGACTACCTGAAGACCATGCTGCAGTTCCTTCAGTGGCAGAAGCGCCAGCGCGGCGAGGGGACCGCGCAGCGCTGGGTGCTGAAGACCCCGCAGCATTTGCATACGCTGGGAGTCCTGTTCCGGGTGTTCCCGGGCGCGCAGGTGGTGCTGACCCACCGCGATCCGGTCCAGACCATCCCGTCGATGGCCAGCATGGCGCATACGTTGTGGAAGATGTACGCCGATGCGCCGGATCCGGTCGCGGTAGGCCGCCAATGGAGCGAACAGATGCGGCGCGGCACCGATCACGCCATGGCCGTGCGCGACGCCATGCCCGCCGGCCGCTTCCTCGACGTGCGTTTCGAGGATACGGTGCGCGATCCCTTCGGTGTGGCGCAGGCGGTCTATCGCTTCGCCGGCATGCCGCTGACCGAGGCCGCGCGCGCCGGCATGTGGGCATGGATGGAAAGCAATCCGCGCAACCGGCGCGCGGCGCACGCCTATACGCCCGAGCAGTTCGGGCTGAGCCAGGCACAGCTGGCACGCGATTTCGCCGGCTATCGCGCACGCCATGTGCTGAGCCGCGACTGA